The proteins below come from a single Pleuronectes platessa chromosome 3, fPlePla1.1, whole genome shotgun sequence genomic window:
- the smcr8b gene encoding LOW QUALITY PROTEIN: guanine nucleotide exchange protein smcr8b (The sequence of the model RefSeq protein was modified relative to this genomic sequence to represent the inferred CDS: deleted 1 base in 1 codon), with protein sequence MIGSPDLLAFTSSEGFGEGDEDQGFGGPPEDLSVPLLPPSHPWSSAALFQRDFILVAEFSEQVGPKPVLTIPDDPRVIGSFDLNHFSVRIMSVDYQASGPVHASHASPGPRLNFSEDSEVILGDSAEDAFAYVHHLTLYDLEARGMVRPFCMAYVCSDLDKLMENFAELSSCFSRASDSLKTGNRQAFSMELQRKLQELEYVRLTLLQETKHLSTVNGFTGDAGQAADLESVERSISTHRDLLRQVTSYPNRKLKKPDFLPYDPADSLTDPTALPPTERSPPTATRPPCRSEQELKPLQELCNDYFLSLTKEQLADTERRLRGDRSVLRTVRVSRSLSRKLALTNFLFDSWSTENEEEEEEEVEELPRASQSGARATGSEPMSLDSFYSCVEEIPIKLEAGGTLTSDPGVVTEMAGSVSSSDSIEVLGTEKSYRTQHDVDGADSRAETVVMLMDPPLRRVPVDTGARRVRAYARRANSEDSIEVLSTTESIFPDDLTAITEEEAEQQPLSNGFEDEEEEEEETLTERRPEEKILNVAGEGRGHGNDQFARREEGDEDEDEPLKELTVGDGVEVKEEPVESWKKNQEHEDERTEKTSNELQVHEAVEPMSNSSKVHQMVQWMDLLVNHAPPVAPAEADHWSPPRAPLRVPSIDEASDCTSFTGSSDPPSPTQHIHIHPRSDRRRRKAGLRALRFVKHYSFSHHAVFCLLSGRPLVVLGGDEGLVRKLVDALSLFLPAPDRNAVTPCLTTPLQLTDLLTWRLIGIHRSPSSSSSSIIHSLSRYSRYLALLDLDQRTLRCPSYSGSLISRMTDPHSGISRGVTYLLHLESCLAALVKQALLHTFRPASRRLSTEGPCSSEQDVRVMNFLSELIKQRHAGRGPPVLRFSYSAVQLHRNTYTT encoded by the exons GTGGGTCCGAAGCCCGTGCTGACGATACCGGACGACCCCAGAGTCATCGGCTCCTTCGACCTCAACCACTTCTCCGTCCGCATCATGTCCGTGGACTACCAGGCGTCCGGCCCCGTCCACGCCTCCCACGCCTCCCCCGGCCCCCGCCTCAACTTCAGCGAGGACTCCGAGGTGATCCTGGGAGACTCGGCCGAGGACGCCTTTGCGTACGTGCACCACCTGACCCTGTACGACCTGGAGGCCCGGGGCATGGTGCGGCCCTTCTGCATGGCCTACGTGTGCTCCGACCTGGACAAGCTGATGGAGAACTTCGCCGAACTGTCCTCGTGCTTCTCCCGGGCGTCGGACAGCCTTAAGACGGGGAACAGGCAGGCGTTCTCcatggagctgcagaggaaactaCAGGAGCTCGA GTACGTGAGGCTGACGCTGCTTCAGGAAACCAAACACCTGTCGACTGTCAACGGCTTCACAGGAGACGCAGGACAAGCCGCTGATCTAGAATCTGTGGAGCGTTCAATCTCAACCCACAGAGACCTCCTCCGCCAGGTCACCTCCTACCCAAACAGGAAGCTCAAGAAACCTGACTTCCTGCCCTACGACCCCGCCGACTCCCTCACTGATCCCACTGCCCTGCCGCCCACTGAGCGGAGCCCCCCCACGGCCACCCGCCCCCCCTGCAGGTCGGAGCAGGAACTGAAGCCCCTGCAGGAGCTCTGCAACGACTACTTCCTGTCGCTGACGAAGGAGCAGCTGGCGGACACGGAGCGCCGCCTCCGGGGCGACAGGAGCGTCCTGCGAACCGTCCGGGTCTCGCGTTCCCTGTCCAGGAAGCTCGCGCTCAccaacttcctgtttgactcCTGGAGCACCGAgaacgaagaggaggaggaggaggaggtggaggagctgccgAGGGCGAGTCAGAGCGGCGCCAGGGCGACCGGCTCTGAACCCATGAGCCTGGACTCTTTCTACTCCTGCGTGGAGGAGATCCCCATCAAGCTGGAGGCCGGAGGgacgctgacctctgaccccggcGTTGTGACAGAGATGGCAGGAAGCGTGAGCAGCAGCGACAGCATCGAGGTGCTCGGCACCGAGAAGTCGTACCGGACGCAGCACGACGTGGATGGAGCCGACAGCAGAG CAGAAACCGTGGTCATGCTGATGGACCCCCCCCTCAGGCGAGTCCCGGTCGACACCGGCGCCAGACGCGTGCGGGCGTACGCCAGACGGGCCAACAGCGAGGACAGCATCGAGGTCCTGAGCACCACCGAGTCCATCTTCCCCGACGACCTCACCGccatcacagaggaggaggcggagcagcAGCCTCTGAGCAACGGCttcgaggacgaggaggaggaggaggaggagacgctgaCAGAGCGCAGGCCTGAGGAGAAGATCCTGAATGTGGCCGGTGAAGGACGTGGACATGGAAACGATCAGTTTGCTCGGAGAGaggaaggtgatgaagatgaagacgagCCTCTAAAGGAATTAACTGTCGGTGATGGCGTGGAGGTCAAAGAGGAGCCAGTCGAGAGCTGGAAGAAGAATCAAGAGCACGAAGACGAGAGAACTGAGAAAACATCCAATGAGCTGCAAG TCCATGAAGCAGTGGAGCCGATGTCCAACTCGTCCAAAGTCCATCAGATGGTCCAGTGGATGGACCTCCTTGTGAACCATGCCCCCCCCGTGGCCCCGGCGGAGGCTGACcactggtcc cccccccgcgctcccCTCCGGGTGCCGAGCATCGACGAAGCGTCAGACTGCACCAGCTTCACGGGCTCCTcggaccccccctcccccactcaGCATATCCACATCCACCCCCGctcagacaggaggaggaggaaggccgGTCTCCGAGCCCTGAGGTTCGTGAAGCACTACTCCTTCTCCCATCACGCCGTGTTCTGCCTCTTGAGCGGCCGGCCGCTGGTTGTCCTCGGGGGGGACGAGGGCCTGGTGAGGAAGCTGGTGGACGCTCTGAGTCTCTTCCTGCCGGCGCCTGACAGGAACGCCGTGACGCCGTGTCTGACCACGCCCCTTCAACTGACCGACCTGCTCACCTGGAGACTGATCGGGATACACAG ATCCCCCTCCAGCTCCTCGTCCAGCATCATCCACTCCCTGAGCCGCTACAGTCGTTACCTGGCTCTGCTGGACCTGGACCAGAGGACGCTGCGCTGTCCGTCCTACTCCGGCTCCCTCATCAGCAGAATGACCGATCCTCACAGTGGCATCAGCCGCGGCGTCACCTACCTGCTGCACCTGGAGAGCTGCCTGGCGGCGCTGGTGAAGCAGGCTCTGCTGCACACGTTCCGTCCTGCCTCACGCCGTCTCTCCACTGAAGGACCGTGCAGCAGTGAACAGGATGTGAGAGTGATGAACTTCCTGTCCGAGCTCATCAAGCAGCGCCACGCGGGACGTGGACCCCCGGTCTTAAGATTCTCTTACAGCGCGGTGCAGCTTCACAGGAACACGTACACAACATGA
- the zgc:112980 gene encoding uncharacterized protein zgc:112980 isoform X2 has translation MCTTGDNGVIIILSDDEEEDEEHDVSCSEASVVIVEVEDIKKNDVALSQAALDEDLVVTFSRRAEVLPHARYDCAIHPFTATDCEVGSPVASNQLICDQCFCYICDKLASVCVLWVQSGVCHCNSHKRSDFWNSQRSTGLLGGLKPFNLTLSEIDGHLRHAETLLQRFKQELAARFATFLKGRMFQEYGFNLPNQPGFVFDYTQVYEFVSSFLNHTDNQNGRAAAILRLGAAEQFTRHYQSSGVYVLPLPMANAYKAKVVLLQRVVASVQRQMVMDDFTSDFIQKLQEFYKNIILPAELKSMKNSLCVRPWDDVLLVSVLKGQNVSGVRKDKGKKDVLLEQSPVVQLRTELLQRQHRYRELCRYLRVVQTDDPKLVQPLHDLMPYFMCMDGGFISACHSLVPSVNPPASSFTPLIFLFYLRIFETAMAPKRAVGHMTELCHPDVPWEPIKGAVALKRAELVKFALRVQRCCSAVYADSQCWHRLLTLVNSPCGSVTALQAPSPQFLHEAKDVVISILLKPPGTNIQIPRFFQEVYPDQALLLLATGALGLRILSAALTPALPVLNAFQENQWALWWLWESLSSNVERLNSFSQELTQEVDNATGSAAAVNLVSSQEKDQSEC, from the exons ATGTGTACAACGGGGGACAATGGAGTAATAATAATTCtcagtgatgatgaggaggaggatgaagaacacGACGTATCATGCAGTGAAGCCTCGGTTGTCATAGTGGAGGTGGAGGATATCAAGAAGAATG ATGTTGCGTTATCGCAAGCTGCTCTGGACGAAGACCTGGTCGTCACGTTCTCCCGCCGCGCGGAGGTGCTGCCTCACGCCCGCTACGACTGTGCCATTCATCCTTTCAC GGCTACAGATTGTGAGGTCGGTTCTCCTGTGGCCAGTAACCAGCTAATATGTGATCAGTGCTTCTGCTACATCTGTGACAAGCTGGCATCAGTG tgTGTACTGTGGGTCCAGAGCGGAGTGTGTCACTGCAACAGCCACAAAAGAAGCGACTTCTGGAACAGCCAGCGGAGCACTGGACTGCTGGGAGGACTGAAGCCTTTCAACCTCACGTTGTCTGAAATAGATGGTCACCTCCGACATGCAG AGACGCTGCTCCAGAGGTTCAAGCAAGAGCTCGCTGCACGGTTCGCTACCTTCCTGAAAGGAAGGATGTTTCAAGAATATGGTTTTAACCTTCCAAACCAGCCAGGCTTCGTCTTTGA TTACACGCAAGTGTACGAGTTTGTGTCATCGTTCCTCAACCACACAGACAATCAGAACGGCAGAGCTGCGGCCATCTTGAGACTGGGAGCCGCAGAGCAATTTACTAGACATTATCAATCCTcagg AGTTTACGTCTTACCATTGCCCATGGCCAATGCTTACAAGGCTAAAGTGGTGCTACTGCAGAG GGTGGTGGCGTCGGTGCAGAGACAgatggtgatggatgattttACTTCAGATTTCATCCAAAAGCTGCAGGagttttacaaaaacataattttaccAGCTGAGCTGAAAAGCATGAAgaacag cctgtgtgttCGTCCCTGGGATGACGTCCTGCTGGTGTCGGTGCTGAAGGGACAGAATGTGTCGGGCGTCCGCAAAGACAAAGGCAAGAAGGACGTCCTGCTTGAACAGAGTCCTGTAGTTCAACTGAgaactgagctgctgcagcgaCAGCACAG GTACAGAGAGTTGTGTCGCTACCTACGAGTTGTCCAGACTGATGATCCCAAACT CGTCCAGCCGCTTCACGACCTCATGCCTTACTTCATGTGCATGGACGGAGGCTTCATCTCGGCCTGCCACAGTTTGGTGCCGTCGGTGAACCCCCCCGCCTCGAGCTTCACGCCGctcatcttcctcttttatCTCCGCATCTTTGAAACGGCGATGGCACCGAAGCGGGCGGTCGGTCACATGACAGAGCTCTGCCACCCTGATGTCCCATGGGAGCCAATTAAAG GGGCTGTTGCACTGAAGCGTGCTGAGCTGGTGAAGTTTGCTCTGCGGGTTCAGAGATGCTGCTCGGCTGTCTACGCTGAT TCTCAGTGTTGGCACCGTTTACTCACACTGGTCAACTCCCCCTGTGGGTCAGTCACCGCTCTGCAGGCCCCGAGCCCACAGTTTCTACAC GAAGCAAAGGATGTTGTGATTTCGATACTGCTGAAGCCGCCCGGGACAAATATACAGATCCCACGTTTCTTTCAGgag gTTTACCCAGATCAGGCCTTGTTGCTGCTGGCTACAGGAGCGTTAGGGTTGAGAATcctcagtgctgctctgactccAGCTCTCCCTGTTCTCAACGCATTCCAG GAGAACCAGTGggccctctggtggctgtggGAGAGTTTGTCCTCCAACGTAGAACGTCTCAACTCCTTCTCACAGGAGCTCACACAGGAAGTGGATAACGCCACAG GCAGCGCAGCAGCAGTTAATCTCGTCTCTTCCCAAGAGAAGGACCAGTCCGAGTGTTAA
- the zgc:112980 gene encoding uncharacterized protein zgc:112980 isoform X1, with amino-acid sequence MCTTGDNGVIIILSDDEEEDEEHDVSCSEASVVIVEVEDIKKNDVALSQAALDEDLVVTFSRRAEVLPHARYDCAIHPFTATDCEVGSPVASNQLICDQCFCYICDKLASVCVLWVQSGVCHCNSHKRSDFWNSQRSTGLLGGLKPFNLTLSEIDGHLRHAETLLQRFKQELAARFATFLKGRMFQEYGFNLPNQPGFVFDYTQVYEFVSSFLNHTDNQNGRAAAILRLGAAEQFTRHYQSSGVYVLPLPMANAYKAKVVLLQRVVASVQRQMVMDDFTSDFIQKLQEFYKNIILPAELKSMKNSLCVRPWDDVLLVSVLKGQNVSGVRKDKGKKDVLLEQSPVVQLRTELLQRQHRYRELCRYLRVVQTDDPKLVQPLHDLMPYFMCMDGGFISACHSLVPSVNPPASSFTPLIFLFYLRIFETAMAPKRAVGHMTELCHPDVPWEPIKGAVALKRAELVKFALRVQRCCSAVYADSQCWHRLLTLVNSPCGSVTALQAPSPQFLHEAKDVVISILLKPPGTNIQIPRFFQEVYPDQALLLLATGALGLRILSAALTPALPVLNAFQENQWALWWLWESLSSNVERLNSFSQELTQEVDNATGGDSSFSFLRAIILTLSSSARNWDQQRSSS; translated from the exons ATGTGTACAACGGGGGACAATGGAGTAATAATAATTCtcagtgatgatgaggaggaggatgaagaacacGACGTATCATGCAGTGAAGCCTCGGTTGTCATAGTGGAGGTGGAGGATATCAAGAAGAATG ATGTTGCGTTATCGCAAGCTGCTCTGGACGAAGACCTGGTCGTCACGTTCTCCCGCCGCGCGGAGGTGCTGCCTCACGCCCGCTACGACTGTGCCATTCATCCTTTCAC GGCTACAGATTGTGAGGTCGGTTCTCCTGTGGCCAGTAACCAGCTAATATGTGATCAGTGCTTCTGCTACATCTGTGACAAGCTGGCATCAGTG tgTGTACTGTGGGTCCAGAGCGGAGTGTGTCACTGCAACAGCCACAAAAGAAGCGACTTCTGGAACAGCCAGCGGAGCACTGGACTGCTGGGAGGACTGAAGCCTTTCAACCTCACGTTGTCTGAAATAGATGGTCACCTCCGACATGCAG AGACGCTGCTCCAGAGGTTCAAGCAAGAGCTCGCTGCACGGTTCGCTACCTTCCTGAAAGGAAGGATGTTTCAAGAATATGGTTTTAACCTTCCAAACCAGCCAGGCTTCGTCTTTGA TTACACGCAAGTGTACGAGTTTGTGTCATCGTTCCTCAACCACACAGACAATCAGAACGGCAGAGCTGCGGCCATCTTGAGACTGGGAGCCGCAGAGCAATTTACTAGACATTATCAATCCTcagg AGTTTACGTCTTACCATTGCCCATGGCCAATGCTTACAAGGCTAAAGTGGTGCTACTGCAGAG GGTGGTGGCGTCGGTGCAGAGACAgatggtgatggatgattttACTTCAGATTTCATCCAAAAGCTGCAGGagttttacaaaaacataattttaccAGCTGAGCTGAAAAGCATGAAgaacag cctgtgtgttCGTCCCTGGGATGACGTCCTGCTGGTGTCGGTGCTGAAGGGACAGAATGTGTCGGGCGTCCGCAAAGACAAAGGCAAGAAGGACGTCCTGCTTGAACAGAGTCCTGTAGTTCAACTGAgaactgagctgctgcagcgaCAGCACAG GTACAGAGAGTTGTGTCGCTACCTACGAGTTGTCCAGACTGATGATCCCAAACT CGTCCAGCCGCTTCACGACCTCATGCCTTACTTCATGTGCATGGACGGAGGCTTCATCTCGGCCTGCCACAGTTTGGTGCCGTCGGTGAACCCCCCCGCCTCGAGCTTCACGCCGctcatcttcctcttttatCTCCGCATCTTTGAAACGGCGATGGCACCGAAGCGGGCGGTCGGTCACATGACAGAGCTCTGCCACCCTGATGTCCCATGGGAGCCAATTAAAG GGGCTGTTGCACTGAAGCGTGCTGAGCTGGTGAAGTTTGCTCTGCGGGTTCAGAGATGCTGCTCGGCTGTCTACGCTGAT TCTCAGTGTTGGCACCGTTTACTCACACTGGTCAACTCCCCCTGTGGGTCAGTCACCGCTCTGCAGGCCCCGAGCCCACAGTTTCTACAC GAAGCAAAGGATGTTGTGATTTCGATACTGCTGAAGCCGCCCGGGACAAATATACAGATCCCACGTTTCTTTCAGgag gTTTACCCAGATCAGGCCTTGTTGCTGCTGGCTACAGGAGCGTTAGGGTTGAGAATcctcagtgctgctctgactccAGCTCTCCCTGTTCTCAACGCATTCCAG GAGAACCAGTGggccctctggtggctgtggGAGAGTTTGTCCTCCAACGTAGAACGTCTCAACTCCTTCTCACAGGAGCTCACACAGGAAGTGGATAACGCCACAG GTGGGGATAGTTCATTTTCCTTTCTCCGCGCTATCATACTCACTCTGTCTTCTTCAGCACGGAACTGGGACCA GCAGCGCAGCAGCAGTTAA
- the ptcd1 gene encoding pentatricopeptide repeat-containing protein 1, mitochondrial, protein MLAAVACSCVRSGRKMSAPVAQLSLLSAKNSPRCATPTGVRGASQHRSPRLLTPAPWLLPSGASLRCVSQSLPRPGAASAPEDGENFGSLSMDISSRRSFRKSGPDTRELRHQEQVSRVDDDEEVEEEEAVRRPQSSNTQYWYFLQCKKLIKEKKLQEALDLFSRDMLQVEKLQPEEFNYTILIGGCGRAGQLKQAFRLYNDMKKRGLEAIDATYTALFNACAQSPSKRAGLQQALKLEQELRRKNYQLSTITYHALLKTHAFTNHLQAVIHTLREMLQNGHMATPETFHYLLMGCLKDKETGFRLALQVWRQMLKSGIRPDAKNYTLLLRTARDCGIGDPALASDVLLGREWENLRETKQASNVKSESRRKDTLDIELLERQLFIEPGSHRHGEKSVSRRESTQLVPVGQRENLPLPVDSVNSSAPNLLDLFEGRKSAVVSLGAVDGAYDRLALIGGAEGFLEKMAANGLSPDLRTLTLLADTMEPGYQSLQMLLRAAKQHHVKLDAAFFNSVIRRAARAGDLEAAKGVLSVMRQRHVSVDVQTFGSLALGCERQKDALQLLQDMEGAGLRPNVHVFSALIGRATRRLDYIYLKSILQTMSEMEVWPNEVIIKQLEFASQYPPNYNQYKSRNNYLVQIDGFRGYYQEWLKFMPALDVKDEQAELHTETEAAELNTEAAEGLTSSQRNQRAAARRYGSRKDKTAL, encoded by the exons ATGCTGGCGGCCGTCGCTTGCTCCTGTGTGCGGAGCGGGAGGAAGATGTCCGCCCCCGTGGCTCAGCTGTCGCTCCTCTCTGCGAAGAACTCCCCGAGGTGTGCGACTCCAACCGGGGTACGAGGTGCGTCGCAGCACCGGTCCCCCAGGCTCCTCACCCCGGCTCCCTGGCTCCTTCCGAGCGGAGCCTCCCTCCGGTGTGTGTCCCAGTCGCTACCCAGACCCGGGGCCGCCTCAGCCCCAGAAGATGGAGAGAACTTCGGCTCCCTCTCCATGGATATCTCCTCCCGGAGGTCGTTCAGGAAGAGCGGGCCAGACACCCGGGAGCTGCGGCACCAGGAGCAAGTCTCCCgggttgatgatgatgaggaggtggaggaggaggaggctgtgagGAGGCCCCAGAGCAGCAACACGCAGTACTGGTACTTCTTACAGTGCAAGAAGCTGATCAAGGAGAAGAAG CTGCAGGAGGCTCTGGACCTGTTCAGCAGGGAcatgctgcaggtggagaagctgcagccgGAGGAGTTCAACTACACCATCCTGATAGGAGGCTGTGGACGAGCTGGACAACTGAAGCAGGCCTTCAGACTCTACAACGAT atgaaGAAGCGAGGTCTGGAGGCCATTGATGCGACCTACACCGCGCTGTTCAACGCCTGCGCCCAGTCGCCCTCCAAGCGAGCCGGTCTTCAGCAGGCGCTGAAGTTAGAGCAGGAGCTCCGGCGCAAGAACTACCAGCTCAGCACCATCACGTACCACGCCCTGCTCAAGACTCACGCCTTCACCAACCACCTCCAGGCCGTCATTCACACGCTCAGG gagatgCTACAGAATGGACACATGGCAACTCCGGAGACGTTTCACTACCTGCTGATGGGCTGCTTGAAGGACAAAGAAACAGGATTCAGACTGGCTTTACAG GTTTGGCGCCAGATGTTGAAGTCAGGGATTCGTCCAGACGCCAAGAATTATACCCTACTCTTGAGAACTGCAAGGGATTGTGGGATTGGTGATCCCGCCCTGGCCTCTGACGTTCTGCTCGGGCGTGAGTGGGAGAACCTGCGAGAGACGAAACAAGCCTCAAATGTCAAGTCAGAGTCCCGACGTAAGGACACATTAGACATTGAGCTTCTGGAGAGGCAGCTGTTTATCGAGCCTGGTTCACACAGACACGGGGAGAAGTCCGTCAGCAGGAGAGAATCAACCCAGTTGGTACCAGTCGGTCAAAGAGAAAACCTCCCGCTGCCTGTGGACTCAGTGAACTCCTCAGCCCCTAATCTGCTGGACCTTTTTGAGGGGAGGAAGAGTGCTGTGGTCTCCCTCGGGGCTGTAGACGGAGCTTATGATCGGCTTGCCCTGATCGGAGGAGCAGAAGGTTTTCTGGAGAAGATGGCGGCTAACGGACTCAGTCCTGACCTCAGGACGCTGACGCTGCTGGCGGACACGATGGAGCCGGGCTACCAGTCCCTGCAGATGCTGCTGAGAGCTGCCAAGCAGCATCACGTGAAGCTGGACGCTGCGTTCTTTAACTCTGTGATCCGCAGGGCGGCCAGAGCTGGTGACCTGGAGGCGGCGAAG GGCGTGTTGAGTGTGATGCGGCAGCGCCACGTGAGTGTGGATGTGCAGACATTTGGAAGCCTCGCGTTGGGCTGCGAGCGACAGAAAGACGCTCTGCAGCTGCTACAGGACATGGAG ggGGCGGGGCTCAGGCCGAACGTGCACGTGTTCTCAGCTCTGATCGGCAGAGCGACACGGAGACTGGATTACATCTACCTCAAAAGTATCCTTCAAACCATGAGCGAGATGGAGGTGTGGCCGAACGAGGTCATCATCAAGCAGCTGGAGTTTGCTTCACAGTATCCTCCCAACTACAACCAG TACAAGTCCAGAAACAACTACCTGGTCCAAATTGATGGTTTTCGTGGTTACTACCAGGAGTGGCTGAAGTTCATGCCTGCCCTGGATGTGAAGGATGAACAAGCAGAACTTCACACTGAAACAGAAGCTGCAGAGCTGAACACAGAAGCTGCAGAGGGACTGACGTCCTCTCAGAGGAAccagagagcagcagccagGAGATACGGTTCTCGTAAGGACAAGACTGCTCTGTAA
- the LOC128436756 gene encoding stonustoxin subunit beta: MEDRAGDASPPLDPAQGRQVPPSNDTPPPDEPQTREDLLLYYRPLSLDPNTAYRELLLSESNRKVELTDSVQSYPEHPDRFSHLFQVLCTEGLSGRCYWEVEFEGSVEVAMAYKGLGRSDYYHECAFGCNDKSWSLDLNVNSECFRHNDQETSVPESQSSTVGVYLDYEAGSLTHYCVCDKTLQLMHRVETTFTEPLYPGLWVAGSARLCDLE; this comes from the exons ATGGAGGACAGAGCTGGAGATGCGTCACCACCACTG GACCCTGCACAAGGACGACAAGTTCCACCCTCCAATGACACGCCTCCtcctg ATGAACCTCAGACCAGAGAGGACTTATTGCTAT ATTACCGTCCCCTGAGCCTGGACCCGAACACAGCGTACAGGGAGCTGCTTCTGTCTGAGAGCAACAGAAAGGTAGAGCTCACAGACTCGGTCCAGTCGTACCCTGAACACCCAGACCGGTTCTCCCACCTCTTCCAGGTGCTGTGCACAGAGGGCCTGTCAGGACGCTgctactgggaggtggagttCGAGGGGTCGGTTGAAGTAGCGATGGCGTACAAAGGCCTTGGAAGGTCAGATTATTATCACGAGTGTGCGTTTGGCTGCAACGACAAGTCCTGGAGTTTAGACTTAAACGTGAACAGTGAGTGTTTCAGACACAACGACCAGGAGACCTCGGTGCCGGAGTCCCAGTCCTCCACAGTCGGTGTGTACCTGGATTATGAAGCAGGTTCTCTGACCCACTACTGCGTCTGTGACAAGACTCTGCAGCTGATGCACCGAGTCGAGACCACGTTCACCGAGCCGCTCTACCCCGGGCTGTGGGTCGCAGGCAGCGCCCGGCTGTGTGACCTGGAGTGA